From Solanum lycopersicum chromosome 8, SLM_r2.1, the proteins below share one genomic window:
- the LOC101245975 gene encoding acyl-CoA-binding protein, translating into MALKEEFEAHAEKAKTLPESTTNENKLILYGLYKQATVGDVNTSRPGMFNMRDRAKWDAWKAVEGKSTDEAMNDYITKVKQLLEEAAASA; encoded by the exons ATGGCTTTGAAG GAGGAATTTGAAGCACATGCTGAGAAAGCTAAGACATTGCCTGAGAGTACCACCAATGAGAACAAGCTTATTCTTTACGGACTTTACAAGCAAGCCACCGTTGGCGATGTCAACACAA GCCGTCCTGGCATGTTCAACATGAGAGACAGAGCAAAGTGGGATGCATGGAAGGCTGTTGAAG GAAAATCCACCGATGAAGCCATGAACGACTACATCACCAAGGTGAAACAGTTGCTGGAAGAAGCTGCTGCTTCAGCATAA
- the LOC101264241 gene encoding large ribosomal subunit protein eL13z → MKHNNVIPNGHFKKHWQNYVRTWFNQPARKTRRRAARQQKAVKIFPRPTAGSLRPIVHGQTLKYNMKVRAGRGFSLEELKAAGIPKKLAPTIGIAVDHRRRNRSLEGLQTNVQRLKTYKAKLVIFPRRAKKVKAGDSSAEELATATQVQGPYLPITREQPAVDFVKVTDEMKSFKAYGKLRIERTNARHMGARLKRAAEAEKEEKK, encoded by the exons ATGAAGCACAACAATGTTATTCCCAATGGGCACTTCAAGAAGCATTGGCAGAACTATGTAAGGACATGGTTCAACCAACCTGCTAGGAAAACAAGGAGACGTGCTG CTAGACAGCAGAAGGCTGTGAAGATCTTCCCTAGGCCAACAGCTGGTTCACTTCGACCTATTGTTCATGGACAAACCCTTAAATACAACATGAAAGTCCGTGCTGGTAGGGGATTCTCTCTTGAAGAACTGAAG GCAGCTGGTATTCCCAAGAAGCTAGCACCAACCATAGGCATTGCTGTTGATCATCGCCGAAGGAACAGATCCTTGGAAGGTCTCCAAACCAATGTCCAGAGGCTTAAGACCTACAAGGCTAAGCTAGTTATCTTCCCAAGGCGTGCTAAGAAGGTCAAG GCTGGTGATTCTAGTGCAGAGGAACTTGCTACTGCCACCCAGGTCCAAGGTCCATACCTGCCTATTACTAGGGAGCAGCCTGCTGTTGACTTTGTGAAGGTGACCGATGAGATGAAATCATTCAAGGCCTATGGCAAGCTCCGTATTGAGCGTACAAATGCTCGACATATGGGAGCCAGGTTGAAGAGGGCAGCTGAAGCAGAAAAGGAAGAGAAGAAATAA